Proteins co-encoded in one Coriobacterium glomerans PW2 genomic window:
- a CDS encoding BspA family leucine-rich repeat surface protein: MMMRRAVRVRRALARALVLAAVCVLAVGLIVSMHGSAAAEVADGVDAGGESSIERSDLRRGEREARSDADPRPAAADDADRDDARADPAQSGQTEQTRVDMSVAQHPARATGAGQSERADQSDESADRSPDAQPGGESVSEIASGIMATSDGGDVRWRIDDAGVLTISGHGRMTQAGYETPWAYYREQRLTRVRIQGDPGTEGIVPESTRQWFAGTDYNKSKLVAFEATGLDMSACADASSMFYDCKSLTALDVSGWDTSSMKDMSYMFCRCSSLPSLDVSGFDTSKVTDISYMFSGCSSLSSLDVTGFDTSQVTSMSYMFEDCSSLPSLDVTGFDTSKVTTMDNMFYGCSKVPSLDVTGFDTSKVTDMTRMFQSCSSLPSLDVTGFDTSQVTDMSFMFYGCSSLPSLDVTGFDTSKVTVMSNMFTDCSSLPSLDVTGFDTSQVTRMSTMFTGCTSLTSLDLSGFDTSKVTSMESMFNRCSSLTSLDLSDFDTSKVKDMTWMFVYCSKLSSLDLSGFDTSQVTRMFEMFCGCSLLTSLDLTDFDTSKVTDMSRMFRDCRSLSRIDLGARWAFKSGGSCELREARSDEGHTGMWQAIGEGTEAVPLGRVLSAKELMETYDGKTMADAYVWQPAFHLVYEANADDAAGSTAPTRGGSGATVSVSACGFRRPYDRFTRWSTEPDGSGASYVPGDPFVLAARSQVLYAQWETTVSKSLIVRSLTEGDAPVAGAAYVLGSRDGDAASGVEAYTDEARTERASWPQRSGADGELRLYGLVPGTYHLFGTEVPAGYQRAERSHEIVIDERDHAFVDGQPVEGDPVRLTMVYERAPELPGTGATAPVPTQGLCALAAAGTAVAAAALARRAMR; encoded by the coding sequence ATGATGATGAGAAGAGCCGTCCGCGTCAGACGGGCGCTCGCCAGAGCGCTCGTCCTCGCGGCTGTCTGCGTGCTGGCGGTCGGCCTCATCGTTTCGATGCATGGTTCCGCTGCAGCTGAGGTCGCCGACGGAGTGGACGCAGGCGGAGAGTCGTCCATCGAGCGCTCCGATTTGCGCCGCGGCGAACGAGAAGCGAGGAGCGACGCGGATCCGCGGCCCGCTGCCGCCGACGATGCGGATCGAGACGACGCTCGCGCCGATCCCGCTCAGAGCGGACAGACGGAGCAGACGAGAGTGGACATGTCCGTCGCGCAGCATCCCGCGCGCGCAACGGGCGCCGGTCAGAGCGAGCGGGCCGATCAGTCGGATGAGAGCGCTGACCGCTCGCCGGACGCACAGCCGGGGGGAGAGAGCGTCTCCGAGATCGCCTCGGGCATCATGGCGACCTCCGACGGGGGCGACGTGAGATGGCGCATCGATGACGCCGGCGTCCTCACCATCTCCGGCCATGGGAGGATGACCCAGGCGGGATACGAGACGCCTTGGGCTTACTATCGCGAGCAGCGTCTGACGCGCGTCCGCATTCAGGGGGACCCCGGCACCGAGGGCATCGTCCCTGAGTCCACGCGGCAGTGGTTCGCGGGAACCGACTACAACAAGAGCAAACTCGTTGCATTCGAGGCCACCGGTCTGGACATGTCCGCGTGCGCCGACGCCTCCTCCATGTTCTACGATTGCAAATCGCTGACCGCCTTGGATGTGTCGGGATGGGACACATCAAGCATGAAAGACATGTCTTACATGTTCTGCAGATGCTCCTCTCTGCCCTCGCTGGACGTTTCGGGCTTCGACACCTCGAAGGTGACGGACATATCCTACATGTTCTCCGGCTGCTCCTCCCTTTCCTCCCTGGACGTCACCGGCTTCGACACCTCGCAGGTGACGAGCATGTCCTACATGTTCGAAGACTGCTCCTCCCTGCCCTCCCTGGACGTCACCGGCTTCGACACCTCGAAGGTGACGACCATGGATAATATGTTCTACGGCTGCTCCAAGGTGCCCTCCCTGGACGTCACCGGCTTCGACACCTCGAAGGTGACGGATATGACCCGGATGTTCCAAAGCTGCTCCTCCCTGCCCTCTCTGGACGTCACCGGCTTCGATACCTCGCAGGTGACGGACATGTCCTTCATGTTCTACGGCTGCTCCTCCCTGCCCTCTCTGGATGTCACCGGCTTCGACACCTCGAAGGTGACGGTCATGTCCAACATGTTCACCGACTGCTCCTCCCTGCCCTCCCTGGATGTCACCGGCTTCGATACCTCGCAGGTGACGCGCATGTCCACCATGTTCACCGGCTGCACCTCCCTGACCTCTCTGGACCTCTCCGGCTTCGACACCTCGAAGGTGACGAGCATGGAATCCATGTTCAACCGCTGCTCCTCCCTGACTTCTCTGGATCTCTCCGATTTCGACACCTCGAAGGTGAAGGACATGACTTGGATGTTCGTCTATTGCTCCAAGCTGTCCTCTCTGGATCTCTCCGGCTTCGACACCTCGCAGGTGACGCGCATGTTCGAAATGTTTTGCGGGTGCTCCCTTCTGACCTCCTTGGACCTTACCGACTTCGACACCTCGAAGGTGACGGACATGTCTAGGATGTTCCGAGACTGTCGCTCCCTGTCGCGCATCGATCTCGGCGCGCGGTGGGCGTTCAAGAGCGGCGGGTCGTGCGAGCTTCGCGAGGCGCGCTCTGACGAGGGGCACACCGGGATGTGGCAAGCGATCGGGGAGGGCACCGAGGCCGTCCCGCTCGGGCGGGTCCTCAGCGCGAAGGAGCTCATGGAGACCTACGATGGCAAGACGATGGCCGACGCCTATGTGTGGCAGCCGGCGTTCCATCTCGTCTACGAGGCCAACGCCGATGACGCCGCCGGCTCCACGGCTCCTACCAGAGGGGGTTCCGGTGCCACGGTGAGCGTCTCCGCGTGCGGCTTTCGCCGACCTTACGACCGGTTCACCCGCTGGAGCACCGAGCCGGACGGCTCAGGGGCCTCCTACGTCCCCGGCGACCCCTTCGTGCTCGCCGCTCGCTCCCAGGTGCTCTATGCCCAGTGGGAGACCACCGTGTCCAAGTCTCTGATTGTGCGCAGCCTCACCGAGGGCGACGCCCCGGTGGCCGGGGCCGCCTACGTCCTGGGCTCGCGCGACGGCGACGCCGCCTCCGGGGTCGAGGCCTACACCGACGAGGCGAGGACCGAGCGGGCGTCCTGGCCGCAGCGCTCCGGCGCCGACGGCGAGCTGCGCCTCTACGGTCTGGTCCCGGGCACCTACCACCTGTTCGGAACCGAGGTGCCGGCGGGCTACCAGCGAGCCGAGCGCTCGCATGAGATCGTGATCGACGAGCGCGATCACGCCTTCGTCGACGGGCAGCCCGTCGAGGGCGACCCGGTGCGCCTCACCATGGTCTACGAGAGGGCCCCGGAGCTGCCGGGCACCGGCGCGACGGCACCGGTCCCGACGCAGGGCCTCTGCGCGCTGGCGGCGGCGGGGACCGCGGTGGCCGCCGCGGCGCTCGCGCGGCGCGCCATGCGCTAG
- a CDS encoding lytic transglycosylase domain-containing protein codes for MFRWVWNVAWYRVLPLVAISIFGVAAATYSFAPASMMRSYYPIRYETYIRRSSAAHNIDPYLVCAVISAESNWNPTVTSQKDARGLMQVMPDTAKEMVERGIVSSRSYRASELDDPATNIEFGCAYLSYLITCFHGSTDLAILAYNAGMEQVRVWAKEDTVLVNAITYPETQTYLLRVKTAQSRYVDLHSDQFAD; via the coding sequence ATGTTTAGGTGGGTTTGGAACGTCGCTTGGTATCGGGTGCTGCCGCTCGTTGCCATCTCGATATTCGGAGTGGCGGCAGCTACGTACTCGTTCGCTCCGGCGTCTATGATGAGATCCTATTACCCGATCAGATACGAGACGTATATCAGGCGCTCGAGCGCGGCGCATAACATCGATCCCTATCTTGTCTGCGCGGTCATCAGCGCTGAGTCAAACTGGAATCCCACGGTGACCTCTCAAAAGGATGCTCGAGGACTGATGCAGGTCATGCCAGACACAGCGAAAGAGATGGTCGAGCGCGGCATCGTCAGTTCCCGGAGCTATCGCGCATCCGAACTCGATGATCCCGCGACGAACATCGAATTCGGCTGCGCCTACCTCTCATATCTGATCACTTGCTTTCATGGGTCGACCGATCTTGCGATCTTGGCATACAATGCCGGTATGGAACAGGTGAGGGTTTGGGCAAAAGAGGATACGGTGCTGGTCAACGCGATCACCTACCCGGAAACGCAGACATATCTGCTCCGCGTCAAAACCGCGCAGTCCAGATACGTTGATCTGCATTCGGATCAATTCGCAGATTAG
- the mnmA gene encoding tRNA 2-thiouridine(34) synthase MnmA, with the protein MTRKQSVLVAMSGGVDSSVAAHLLLERGYTCIGATMSLYDETTMGRDPEGICGCADDVADARAVCARLGIEHRVFDFKDLFERRVIDRFVEQYLSGRTPNPCADCNRALKFGALLDRALEIGCDFIATGHYARIETREDSEEGTGEGARLLRCATDISKDQSYMLYSLGQERLRRVLLPLGELIKSRDVRRIAREQGFPNARKKDSQGICFIADRDFADFIERRVGAALPAGDILDGTGAVLGRHRGAIRYTIGQRKGLGVAAGHPLFVTALDARCNTVTLGEQRELRADALIAEGWIWTMPAEEMEHRLAREREQGLHVLARTRYHQRAQAARMSRLGRDDLMRIVFDEAQYAIAPGQAVVVYDDDIVLGGGTVRSTAG; encoded by the coding sequence ATGACCAGAAAGCAGAGCGTCCTCGTCGCGATGAGCGGCGGCGTCGATTCCAGCGTCGCCGCCCATCTTCTGCTTGAGAGGGGCTACACCTGCATAGGTGCGACCATGAGCCTCTATGACGAGACCACCATGGGACGCGATCCCGAGGGCATCTGCGGTTGCGCCGATGATGTCGCAGACGCCCGCGCGGTCTGCGCCCGCTTGGGTATCGAACACCGCGTCTTCGATTTCAAGGATCTCTTTGAGCGCAGGGTCATCGATCGGTTCGTCGAGCAGTACCTGAGCGGCAGGACACCGAACCCCTGCGCGGATTGCAATCGCGCGCTGAAGTTCGGCGCGCTGCTCGATCGCGCGCTCGAGATTGGGTGCGACTTCATCGCAACGGGGCACTACGCGCGGATCGAGACCCGTGAGGACTCCGAAGAGGGAACGGGAGAGGGCGCGCGCCTGCTGCGCTGCGCGACCGATATCTCGAAGGATCAGAGTTACATGCTCTACTCGCTGGGACAGGAGCGGCTGCGTCGCGTGCTCTTGCCCTTAGGCGAGCTGATCAAATCACGCGATGTGCGCCGCATAGCACGCGAGCAGGGATTTCCCAACGCAAGAAAAAAAGACAGCCAGGGGATCTGCTTCATCGCGGACAGAGACTTCGCCGACTTCATCGAGAGGCGGGTCGGCGCCGCCTTGCCAGCGGGAGACATCCTCGACGGTACCGGAGCGGTGCTGGGGCGTCATCGAGGCGCGATCAGATACACGATCGGCCAACGAAAGGGTCTGGGTGTCGCAGCCGGGCACCCTCTGTTCGTCACAGCGCTCGATGCGCGATGCAACACGGTGACCCTGGGAGAGCAGCGGGAGCTTCGCGCTGACGCACTCATCGCCGAGGGGTGGATCTGGACCATGCCCGCGGAGGAGATGGAGCATCGTCTCGCACGCGAGCGGGAACAAGGTCTTCATGTGCTGGCGCGAACGCGCTACCACCAACGCGCTCAAGCGGCGCGTATGAGCCGGTTGGGGCGAGACGATCTGATGCGAATCGTGTTCGATGAGGCCCAGTACGCTATCGCCCCCGGACAGGCGGTGGTCGTCTATGATGACGACATCGTGCTCGGCGGAGGAACCGTGCGCTCGACTGCGGGCTGA
- the uvrB gene encoding excinuclease ABC subunit UvrB — protein sequence MESSEVERVGGELRRFGVTGESARFEVVSPFEPSGDQPEAIASLVEGIRDNDRYQVLLGVTGSGKTYTMAKTIEALGKPALVMEPNKTLAAQVASELREFFPNNAVVYFVSYYDYYQPEAYVPSSDTYIEKDSSINEEVEMLRHQATASLLSRRDVIVVASVSCIYGIGSPEDYAGLAPNVDKTQPLERDDFIHALIDIQYDRNDFDLARGTFRVRGDVVDVFPPYAEHPLRFEFFGDEVELIAEIDEVTGEITREYDAIPVWPASHYVTEKPKVAAALKTIEAELSERVGELKAEDKLLEAQRLQQRTDYDLEMLETMGFCNGIENYSRHLDGRKPGEPPYTLIDYFPKDMFCIIDESHVTVPQIRGMHEGDRSRKVTLIEHGFRLPSALDNRPLRFDEFEARIPQFVYVSATPGDYELRVSQNNVEQIIRPTGLLDPKISVRPVRGQIDDLLDEIKERAERHERVLVTTLTKRMAEDLTDHFLDAGVKVNYMHSDTATLDRVEILRDLRRGSIDVLVGINLLREGLDLPEVSLVAILDADKEGFLRNRRSLIQTIGRAARNAGGEVIMYADRITDSMREAIQETARRRDLQERYNEVHGIRPETVRKAINDISSFISEAAQSVGRRDRSRGDSLGHGEFFTPTGEGSDEQLDETAGRRLAEELAELPHDDLVRIIATMEEDMKTASEGMDFEEAARLRDGIVHLRAIVEGGSEDEIIERLRARSRKGSVFGGGRKRQGWKGKH from the coding sequence ATGGAATCCTCAGAGGTCGAACGAGTCGGCGGTGAGCTGCGCCGTTTCGGCGTGACCGGCGAGTCGGCGAGGTTCGAAGTCGTCTCTCCCTTCGAGCCGTCCGGCGATCAGCCGGAGGCCATCGCCTCGCTCGTCGAGGGCATCCGCGACAATGATCGCTATCAGGTCCTGCTCGGTGTCACCGGGTCCGGCAAGACCTACACGATGGCGAAGACCATCGAGGCACTCGGCAAGCCGGCTCTGGTGATGGAGCCCAACAAGACGCTCGCCGCCCAAGTCGCCAGCGAGCTGCGCGAGTTCTTTCCGAACAACGCCGTCGTCTACTTCGTCTCCTACTATGACTACTACCAGCCCGAGGCCTACGTGCCCTCGAGCGACACCTACATCGAGAAGGATTCCTCCATCAACGAGGAGGTCGAGATGCTCAGACATCAGGCGACCGCCTCGCTGCTCTCGCGCCGCGACGTCATCGTTGTCGCTTCGGTATCATGCATCTACGGCATCGGCAGCCCCGAGGACTACGCGGGGCTCGCGCCCAACGTGGACAAGACCCAGCCCCTCGAGCGCGACGACTTCATCCATGCCCTTATCGACATCCAATACGATCGCAACGATTTCGATCTGGCGCGCGGCACGTTCCGGGTGCGCGGTGACGTGGTGGACGTGTTTCCCCCGTACGCGGAGCATCCTCTGAGGTTCGAGTTCTTCGGTGACGAGGTGGAGCTCATCGCTGAGATCGATGAAGTGACCGGTGAGATCACACGCGAGTACGATGCGATTCCCGTGTGGCCGGCGTCGCACTATGTGACCGAGAAGCCCAAGGTCGCCGCCGCGCTCAAGACGATCGAGGCCGAGCTCTCCGAGCGCGTGGGCGAGCTCAAGGCCGAGGACAAGCTGCTCGAGGCGCAGCGCCTCCAGCAGCGCACCGACTACGATCTCGAGATGCTCGAGACCATGGGATTCTGCAACGGGATCGAGAACTACTCGCGTCATCTGGACGGTCGCAAACCGGGGGAGCCACCCTATACGCTCATCGACTATTTTCCAAAGGACATGTTCTGCATCATCGATGAGAGCCATGTGACCGTGCCGCAGATCCGCGGCATGCACGAGGGGGATCGCTCGCGCAAGGTGACCTTGATCGAGCACGGCTTCCGGCTGCCTTCGGCCCTCGACAACCGCCCGCTGCGCTTCGATGAGTTCGAGGCGCGGATCCCTCAGTTCGTCTACGTTTCCGCGACGCCGGGCGATTACGAGCTGCGCGTGAGCCAGAACAACGTCGAGCAGATCATCCGACCGACCGGGCTGCTCGATCCCAAGATCAGCGTTCGGCCGGTGCGCGGCCAGATCGATGATCTGCTCGACGAGATCAAGGAGCGCGCCGAGCGGCATGAGCGGGTTCTCGTGACCACGCTGACCAAGCGCATGGCCGAGGACCTGACCGACCACTTCCTGGATGCCGGCGTGAAGGTCAACTACATGCATTCGGATACGGCGACCCTCGATCGCGTCGAGATACTGCGCGATCTCCGACGCGGTTCGATCGACGTGCTGGTGGGCATCAATCTTTTGCGCGAGGGGCTCGATTTGCCCGAGGTATCGCTCGTGGCGATCCTCGACGCCGACAAGGAGGGCTTTCTGCGCAACCGGCGATCGCTCATCCAGACGATCGGACGCGCGGCGCGCAACGCCGGCGGTGAGGTCATCATGTATGCGGACAGAATCACCGACTCGATGCGCGAGGCGATTCAGGAGACGGCGCGTCGACGCGATCTGCAGGAGCGCTATAACGAGGTGCACGGCATCAGGCCCGAGACCGTGCGCAAGGCCATCAACGATATCTCAAGCTTCATATCCGAGGCTGCGCAGAGCGTCGGTCGGCGCGATCGCTCTCGCGGCGACTCGCTCGGACACGGCGAGTTCTTCACGCCGACCGGGGAGGGCTCAGACGAGCAGCTTGACGAGACGGCCGGCCGCAGGCTCGCCGAGGAGCTTGCAGAGCTTCCCCACGATGATCTCGTGCGCATCATCGCCACGATGGAAGAGGATATGAAGACAGCCTCGGAGGGCATGGATTTCGAGGAGGCCGCTCGGCTGCGCGACGGCATCGTGCACCTGCGGGCTATCGTGGAGGGCGGCTCGGAAGACGAGATCATCGAGCGGCTGCGCGCACGGTCGCGCAAGGGCTCGGTGTTCGGCGGCGGACGCAAACGACAGGGTTGGAAGGGCAAGCACTGA
- a CDS encoding threonine/serine ThrE exporter family protein translates to MKASRTAQQGRRAAARSERGRAEQARVSEGGLGARGHAAAIMRVALDHMRGVPEERIHHPKRSNHMSVQWHEVLDDGEQLAVEASIADKSSIVCRVGLLLLGGGAGSWRVRDSMNSVAQVLGVTCTANVGLTAIECTCFDASGAFSEVVNIPAPAINTERIWYMAKFVNEVSVLGKEFSVNEFHGLMDGIEHRPLSYAPWRISLVVAFACAAFVLLLGGGVLETVCAFFASGLGCATRKIMTDRRITHFGCIGMSVAVACLVYLGCLSAASLFIPDAMEHEAGYIGGLLFIVPGFPLITSGLDIAKLDMRSGIERMFYALSAMIVAAMVAWLIATLVHLHPDDFAPSGLGPIQQAGLRAVMSFIGVYGFSFLFNSPRSIALTAAVVGAISNVVRLTLVDYTFVTPEMGALLGATMAGLLASAIGSRTSFPRISITVPSIVIMVPGLYMYRAVYCMGAFQVLQATEWIVRASMILMFLPMGIALARMLTDSEWRHCS, encoded by the coding sequence ATGAAGGCGAGCAGAACAGCGCAGCAGGGAAGACGAGCCGCCGCGCGCTCCGAGCGCGGTCGGGCCGAGCAGGCGCGCGTATCCGAGGGTGGCCTCGGTGCACGCGGCCACGCGGCGGCTATCATGCGCGTGGCCCTCGACCACATGCGCGGTGTGCCCGAGGAGAGAATTCATCATCCGAAGCGCAGCAATCACATGTCTGTGCAGTGGCATGAGGTGCTCGATGACGGCGAGCAGCTTGCTGTCGAGGCGAGTATCGCGGACAAGTCCTCGATCGTGTGCCGCGTCGGGTTGCTGCTCCTGGGCGGCGGTGCGGGCAGCTGGCGCGTCCGAGACTCCATGAACAGCGTCGCGCAGGTGCTCGGCGTCACCTGCACGGCAAACGTGGGGCTGACCGCGATCGAGTGCACCTGCTTCGATGCCAGCGGGGCGTTCTCCGAAGTGGTCAACATTCCCGCTCCGGCTATCAATACCGAGCGTATCTGGTACATGGCCAAGTTCGTCAACGAGGTTTCCGTGCTCGGCAAGGAATTCTCAGTCAACGAGTTCCATGGGCTCATGGATGGTATCGAGCACCGGCCTCTGAGCTACGCTCCTTGGCGGATCTCCCTGGTCGTCGCGTTCGCCTGCGCTGCATTCGTTCTGCTTCTCGGAGGCGGCGTGCTCGAGACGGTCTGCGCCTTCTTCGCCTCGGGTCTCGGATGCGCTACGCGCAAGATCATGACGGATAGGCGCATAACCCACTTCGGTTGCATCGGCATGAGCGTCGCGGTTGCCTGCTTGGTCTATCTGGGCTGTCTGAGTGCGGCGTCGCTTTTCATCCCCGATGCCATGGAGCACGAGGCGGGATACATCGGAGGGCTTCTGTTCATCGTTCCGGGATTTCCGCTCATCACGAGCGGTCTCGACATCGCCAAGCTTGACATGAGATCGGGTATCGAGCGAATGTTCTACGCCTTGTCGGCCATGATCGTCGCAGCGATGGTCGCTTGGTTGATCGCCACGCTCGTGCATCTTCATCCCGATGACTTCGCGCCCTCTGGTCTCGGTCCGATCCAGCAGGCCGGCCTGCGAGCGGTTATGAGTTTCATCGGCGTATATGGGTTCTCGTTCCTGTTCAACTCGCCGCGCTCCATCGCGCTCACCGCCGCCGTCGTCGGCGCGATCTCCAATGTCGTGCGCCTCACCTTGGTCGACTACACCTTCGTGACTCCAGAGATGGGTGCGCTGCTGGGAGCGACGATGGCTGGACTTTTGGCCTCTGCGATCGGTTCGCGCACATCTTTCCCGCGCATCTCGATCACCGTGCCCTCCATCGTCATCATGGTTCCCGGGCTCTACATGTACCGAGCGGTGTATTGCATGGGAGCGTTTCAGGTGCTCCAGGCAACCGAGTGGATCGTCCGTGCATCCATGATCCTCATGTTCTTGCCGATGGGAATCGCGCTGGCGCGCATGTTGACCGATAGCGAGTGGCGCCACTGCAGCTGA
- a CDS encoding DEAD/DEAH box helicase codes for MHEIEHEGPLDPTEIAEEVDAAMVEQACADEMIASPQTSEALGVDGAEDAAPGKKEPGFEDLGLPDIILKAVRGLHYTTPTPVQAASIPSVLAKRDILAAAQTGTGKTAAFLLPAMSNLGHVVHQGRSRRSAEGRGPKMLIITPTRELAQQIDSVCTQIATRTKHIAVTVVGGVGYNPQKSALRRGCDILVATPGRLIDLIDQGVCNLSEVEILVIDEADRMLDMGFLPSVKQIVALTPPERQTLLFSATLDEKTLGSIRDLVRDPVRVEIAAATSTADTVDQFVLPVSFDSKNDVLVEVLKREGASRVIVFMRTKHRADSCCRRLTHAGISAAAIHGDRSQAQRERALKAFRDGRSDVLVATDVIARGIDISDVRYVVNFDVPGEPIDYIHRIGRTGRAGEVGWALTFVTRQDIDEFYDIESLMGKTAEIYDAQGIDVGGNAPVIDPERVPLARGGRRRTKRSRSRSGAKTQRSRRGSSEESRPRRRSESAGKAASVGEHRESAQPRPSRPKRPGRARVRSGAADGDAAARSSRSDRSPRSDRSRTRREGARGGDAGRSRRAERPSRDHDWRNRDLPEERTRRGGRSGGGGRTDTGGSPRGRSGGASRRPGDGGGRR; via the coding sequence ATGCATGAAATTGAACACGAAGGTCCCCTCGATCCGACGGAGATCGCCGAAGAGGTCGATGCCGCGATGGTCGAGCAAGCTTGTGCCGACGAGATGATCGCCTCGCCGCAGACGAGCGAAGCGCTCGGCGTCGATGGAGCCGAGGACGCTGCACCGGGAAAGAAGGAGCCGGGTTTTGAAGACCTGGGTCTTCCCGACATCATTCTGAAGGCTGTTCGCGGCCTTCACTACACGACGCCCACCCCCGTGCAGGCCGCCTCGATTCCAAGCGTGCTGGCCAAACGGGATATACTGGCGGCGGCCCAGACCGGAACGGGCAAGACGGCGGCGTTTCTGCTGCCTGCGATGAGCAATCTCGGCCATGTGGTCCACCAGGGCCGCAGCCGCAGATCGGCTGAGGGGCGGGGCCCCAAGATGCTCATCATCACCCCGACACGCGAGCTCGCCCAGCAGATCGACAGCGTGTGCACCCAGATCGCGACCCGTACCAAGCACATCGCCGTGACCGTGGTGGGGGGTGTTGGTTACAATCCGCAGAAGAGCGCGCTGCGCCGTGGTTGCGATATCTTGGTTGCCACACCCGGTCGCCTGATCGATCTCATCGACCAGGGTGTCTGCAATCTCAGCGAAGTCGAGATTCTCGTCATAGACGAGGCTGATCGCATGCTTGACATGGGATTTCTTCCTTCGGTCAAACAGATCGTTGCTCTCACTCCGCCTGAGCGACAGACGCTTTTGTTCTCTGCCACCTTGGATGAGAAGACGTTGGGATCGATCAGGGATCTGGTCCGCGACCCTGTGCGCGTCGAGATCGCGGCTGCCACCTCGACCGCTGACACGGTGGACCAGTTCGTCTTGCCGGTCTCATTCGACTCTAAAAACGACGTGCTCGTCGAGGTGCTCAAGCGCGAGGGCGCGAGCCGCGTCATCGTGTTCATGCGCACCAAGCACCGAGCTGATTCCTGCTGCCGCCGCCTGACCCATGCGGGGATCTCGGCTGCCGCCATCCACGGCGATCGATCTCAGGCACAGCGGGAGCGCGCGCTCAAGGCGTTTCGAGACGGCCGAAGCGACGTGCTGGTGGCAACCGATGTCATCGCGCGCGGCATCGACATAAGCGACGTCCGCTACGTCGTTAACTTCGACGTTCCCGGCGAGCCCATCGATTACATCCACCGCATCGGCCGCACCGGCCGCGCCGGCGAGGTCGGCTGGGCGCTCACGTTCGTGACCCGCCAAGACATCGATGAGTTTTACGACATCGAGTCCCTGATGGGCAAGACTGCGGAGATCTACGATGCGCAAGGGATCGACGTGGGAGGCAATGCCCCCGTGATCGACCCTGAGCGCGTTCCGCTCGCTCGCGGGGGCAGGCGCCGCACGAAACGGAGCAGATCGCGCTCAGGCGCAAAGACGCAGAGAAGCAGACGCGGATCCAGCGAGGAATCTCGGCCGCGCCGCCGCTCGGAGTCGGCTGGCAAAGCCGCTTCGGTGGGAGAGCATCGCGAGTCCGCTCAACCGAGACCATCTCGCCCGAAGCGGCCGGGCAGGGCGCGAGTGCGATCAGGTGCTGCTGATGGCGACGCCGCGGCCCGCAGCAGCCGTTCCGATCGCTCGCCGCGTTCCGATCGCTCGCGCACTCGTCGCGAGGGCGCTCGCGGTGGCGATGCCGGCCGGTCCAGGCGAGCAGAGCGGCCTTCGCGCGATCATGATTGGCGCAATCGCGATCTGCCCGAGGAGCGCACGCGACGCGGTGGCCGTTCTGGCGGCGGGGGGCGCACGGATACCGGCGGCTCCCCACGCGGGCGATCGGGCGGCGCGAGTCGTCGTCCCGGTGACGGCGGCGGAAGGCGCTAG
- the coaE gene encoding dephospho-CoA kinase (Dephospho-CoA kinase (CoaE) performs the final step in coenzyme A biosynthesis.), giving the protein MFKVFVIGNLASGKSTVVRHLRDLGASTIDLDEVAKDLYRPGSDIVAELAGAFGEAILDAQGALRTSELASRAFASAEQLERLNAIVHPIVRERLRELLETIDDQGSAAEDEAASRLVVVEVSVPSALGDIRAVADEVVAVTAPLEVRRARALRRGMDPRDFDRRCALQPSESELRAQASFVLDNSQDGRCLVRQLDAWLAVLSRAGER; this is encoded by the coding sequence TTGTTCAAAGTTTTTGTCATTGGAAATCTGGCTTCGGGGAAATCGACCGTCGTTCGCCATCTGAGGGATCTCGGTGCGAGCACGATCGATCTGGACGAGGTGGCAAAGGATCTCTATCGTCCTGGATCGGATATCGTGGCCGAGCTCGCTGGTGCGTTCGGCGAGGCCATCTTGGATGCGCAGGGCGCTCTCAGAACGTCTGAGCTCGCCTCTCGTGCGTTTGCGTCAGCTGAGCAGCTGGAGCGTCTCAACGCGATCGTCCACCCAATCGTTCGGGAAAGGCTCCGCGAGCTTCTTGAGACAATCGACGATCAGGGTTCGGCTGCTGAGGATGAAGCCGCGAGCAGACTCGTGGTCGTCGAGGTCTCGGTGCCCTCCGCGCTAGGTGATATCCGTGCTGTCGCCGATGAAGTCGTCGCCGTCACGGCACCCTTGGAGGTGCGACGTGCGCGCGCGCTGCGACGGGGCATGGATCCCCGGGATTTTGATAGGCGCTGCGCCCTTCAGCCCAGCGAGTCGGAGTTGCGCGCGCAGGCGAGCTTCGTGCTTGACAACTCCCAAGATGGCCGATGTCTCGTCCGCCAGCTCGACGCATGGCTCGCCGTGCTTTCTCGCGCAGGTGAGAGGTGA